A region of Acidobacteriota bacterium DNA encodes the following proteins:
- a CDS encoding 2-oxoacid:acceptor oxidoreductase subunit alpha: MTTMEVRPPKPIEHEKQHDVVIRFSGDSGDGMQLTGTQFTNTSALLGNDLSTLPDFPAEIRAPAGTLPGVSAFQVRIADHDIHTPGDAPDVLVAMNPAALKKDLPDLKASGVVIVNTDEFSDRNLAKAAYDSNPLEDGSLTDYRVHEAALTTMTRRTLEDSGLTTKAQDRCKNVFALGMVYWLFSRPLDPTIEWLEKKFAKKPEIADANVRVLKAGWNFAETTEIFQTRYEVEPATLEPGTYRNILGNTALALGMVAASEKSGLPLFLGAYPITPASGLLHELAAFKEFGVTTFQAEDEIAAVCAAIGAAFGGSLAVTASSGPGIALKAEAMNLAVMVELPLVVVDIQRGGPSTGLPTKTEQSDLLQVLFGRNGESPVPVIAASSPKDCFDSALEACRIAVHAMVPVVLLSDGYIANGSEPWKLPEVDAIPPIPVDHPRDAESFEPYRRDFDTLARPWALPGTPGLEHRVGGLEKEEGSGNVSYDPENHELMTRLRSDKVNRLVSMIPAVEVEGDPEGGELLVLGWGSTAGAITGAVAQARAEGLPVSRAHLRHLNPFPKNLGDVLARFRQVLVPEMNSGQLSMLLRARYLKDVRSYNKVQGKPFFRSEIHGAIRQLLEEASDAN, from the coding sequence ATGACCACCATGGAAGTCCGGCCGCCGAAGCCGATCGAACACGAGAAACAACACGATGTGGTGATTCGCTTCTCGGGCGATTCCGGTGACGGCATGCAGTTGACCGGCACCCAGTTCACCAATACCTCGGCCCTGCTGGGAAACGACCTGTCCACGCTACCGGACTTCCCGGCGGAGATCCGTGCCCCGGCCGGCACCCTACCGGGAGTTTCGGCCTTCCAGGTGCGCATCGCCGATCACGACATCCACACTCCCGGCGACGCGCCGGACGTGCTGGTGGCGATGAACCCGGCGGCCCTCAAGAAAGACCTGCCGGATCTCAAGGCCAGCGGTGTGGTGATCGTCAACACGGACGAGTTCTCGGACCGCAATCTCGCCAAGGCGGCCTACGACAGCAATCCGCTGGAGGACGGCAGTCTGACCGACTACCGGGTGCACGAGGCGGCGCTCACCACCATGACCCGGCGCACCCTGGAGGATTCCGGCCTTACCACCAAGGCCCAGGACCGCTGCAAGAACGTCTTCGCTCTGGGGATGGTGTACTGGCTGTTCAGCCGGCCGCTGGACCCCACCATCGAATGGCTGGAGAAGAAATTCGCCAAGAAGCCCGAGATCGCCGACGCCAACGTCCGGGTGCTCAAGGCCGGCTGGAACTTTGCCGAGACGACGGAGATCTTCCAGACCCGCTACGAAGTGGAGCCGGCGACCCTGGAGCCGGGCACCTATCGCAATATCCTCGGCAACACGGCCCTCGCTCTGGGGATGGTGGCGGCGTCCGAGAAGAGCGGTTTGCCGCTGTTTCTCGGCGCCTACCCAATCACCCCGGCGAGCGGCTTGCTGCACGAGCTGGCGGCCTTCAAGGAGTTCGGCGTCACCACTTTCCAGGCGGAGGACGAGATCGCCGCCGTCTGCGCCGCCATCGGTGCCGCCTTCGGCGGTTCCCTGGCGGTCACCGCGTCGAGCGGTCCGGGAATTGCTCTCAAAGCCGAGGCGATGAACTTGGCGGTGATGGTAGAGCTGCCGCTGGTGGTGGTGGACATCCAGCGCGGCGGTCCCTCCACCGGCCTGCCCACCAAGACGGAACAGTCGGATCTCCTACAGGTGCTCTTTGGCCGCAACGGCGAGTCGCCGGTGCCGGTGATCGCCGCCTCGTCGCCGAAGGACTGTTTCGATTCGGCCCTTGAGGCCTGCCGCATTGCGGTGCACGCCATGGTTCCGGTGGTGCTGCTGTCCGATGGCTACATCGCCAACGGCTCGGAGCCCTGGAAGCTGCCGGAGGTCGACGCGATTCCGCCGATCCCCGTTGATCACCCGCGGGACGCCGAATCCTTCGAGCCCTATCGGCGCGATTTTGACACCTTGGCGCGCCCCTGGGCGCTTCCCGGCACGCCGGGCTTGGAGCATCGGGTGGGCGGTCTGGAAAAGGAGGAAGGCTCCGGCAACGTCTCCTACGACCCGGAGAATCACGAGCTGATGACCCGCCTGCGGTCGGACAAGGTGAATCGGCTGGTGTCGATGATTCCGGCAGTCGAAGTGGAGGGCGATCCGGAGGGCGGCGAGCTGCTGGTGCTCGGTTGGGGCTCGACCGCCGGTGCGATCACCGGCGCCGTCGCCCAGGCACGGGCCGAAGGCTTGCCGGTGAGCCGCGCCCACCTGCGCCACCTGAATCCCTTCCCCAAGAACCTCGGCGACGTCCTGGCGCGCTTCCGGCAAGTGCTGGTGCCGGAGATGAACAGCGGCCAGCTCTCGATGCTGCTGCGGG